From one Lolium rigidum isolate FL_2022 chromosome 4, APGP_CSIRO_Lrig_0.1, whole genome shotgun sequence genomic stretch:
- the LOC124706015 gene encoding uncharacterized protein LOC124706015: MREGRANGGVDREGGGADAAAAAAPMEAVRRPKQPSSSGSAASSSSSGGGAAEEEQGGKNKQGRRRSKRREEVMRAIRDRLPAAPSCWGNSVSVVQERRGRRERPDDRGRNGAFEVLQEEGSGAGTAALPAWCCLCPEGDCCSLEANPSANGKEDPGLRTLLERNDFYSDDCNPHAPAVNDDDGGGGFETPAADFD, from the coding sequence ATGCGGGAGGGGAGAGCCAATGGGGGAGTCGACCGAGAGGGAGGCGGCgctgatgccgccgccgccgccgctcctatgGAGGCGGTTCGGCGGCCGAAGCAGCCCTCCTCGTCCGGCTCGGCTGCGTCGTCTTCGTCTAGCGGCGgaggggcggcggaggaggaacagGGAGGCAAGAACAAGCAGGGGAGGCGCAGGAGCAAGCGGCGGGAGGAGGTCATGAGGGCGATCCGGGACAGgctccccgccgccccctcctgCTGGGGCAACAGCGTCTCGGTGGTGCAGGAGCGGAGGGGCCGGAGGGAGAGGCCCGACGATCGCGGCCGCAACGGCGCCTTCGAGGTCCTGCAGGAGGAGGGCTCCGGCGCGGGAACCGCCGCGTTGCCGGCGTGGTGCTGCCTCTGCCCCGAAGGGGACTGCTGCTCGCTGGAGGCCAACCCGAGCGCCAACGGCAAGGAGGACCCGGGCCTGCGCACCCTCCTCGAGCGCAACGACTTCTACTCCGACGACTGCAACCCGCACGCCCCCGCCGtcaacgacgacgacggcggcggcggcttcgaaACCCCGGCCGCCGATTTTGATTAG